In Caldanaerobius fijiensis DSM 17918, a single window of DNA contains:
- a CDS encoding ABC transporter substrate-binding protein → MDQRKLSAFLLTVLFLIGILIAGCNNRMTKVTQITANTSDVKYNKGKIWREQQAGWPKPPLFQGNPYGAGGIGTAWTFTMEGLYQWVRSTDKIYPRLAIDMPKDEGNKTIIKLRKGVTWNDGKPFTSKDVWAYYILNNGAFICKFLKSVEIPDDYTVIFTWNDPQPNPRVKQLLIAMDWQATIPYHIYGKYVDKAAELLKSAKPAQDIDKRGAFGLYIDQHLSDELSKNWQEFTKCSPKYPIGTGAFKVVNVTPSHMILKKRPDYWNAKNVKFEEVDLVQMPDQAQQYAMYKTGKYDRGDGTPPKDIIENLLSSNKDLIHYQMFDSSGDFGFVFNIKKPPFDDVRFRRALIYAFDKTKIREVGNYYGKETIGYSIMAMPLSMIKDWVLPEVQEKMTKYKYDPEKAAQLLKEIGWTKGSDGIWRDKNGKVYNFIIGTAGYYALGPAAEICAEQLTKFGMPTKALYVDGTVYWDNAQSKHLYDMSTDWIDANWGPITVPYWALSNFYWGFAKNAGNFPVVEKGPNKGQLNMILPGSDGKLVDIDKVLKKMLYMNDEEMKKAASDLVWIANENAFGLDWFQNVTGTWFNMKTTKMRGGWPMQDLIKKYNRNMPLPTDPEDAERIAETNLGFAGIQMVVDGDFMPN, encoded by the coding sequence TTGGATCAAAGAAAATTATCAGCTTTTTTGTTGACTGTACTATTTTTAATAGGAATATTAATTGCGGGCTGTAATAATAGAATGACAAAGGTAACTCAAATAACTGCAAACACTAGTGATGTTAAATATAACAAAGGGAAAATATGGAGAGAACAGCAAGCTGGTTGGCCAAAACCACCTTTATTTCAAGGAAATCCATACGGTGCTGGTGGAATAGGTACAGCATGGACGTTTACTATGGAAGGATTATACCAATGGGTAAGATCTACCGATAAGATTTATCCAAGGTTGGCAATAGATATGCCCAAGGATGAGGGAAATAAAACTATCATAAAATTGAGAAAAGGAGTAACGTGGAACGATGGAAAACCGTTTACCAGCAAAGATGTTTGGGCTTATTACATTTTAAATAACGGTGCTTTTATATGTAAATTTTTGAAAAGTGTAGAGATTCCCGATGACTATACAGTGATTTTTACCTGGAACGACCCTCAGCCCAATCCAAGGGTAAAACAATTACTAATAGCAATGGATTGGCAAGCCACAATACCATATCACATATATGGTAAATATGTAGATAAAGCTGCTGAACTCTTAAAGAGCGCAAAACCTGCTCAGGATATTGATAAGAGAGGAGCTTTTGGTCTTTATATTGATCAACACTTGAGTGATGAATTGTCAAAGAACTGGCAGGAATTTACCAAATGTAGTCCCAAATATCCTATTGGTACGGGCGCATTTAAAGTAGTTAATGTAACGCCATCTCATATGATACTCAAGAAGAGACCAGATTATTGGAATGCAAAAAATGTAAAGTTCGAAGAGGTAGATTTAGTTCAGATGCCGGATCAAGCGCAGCAATATGCAATGTATAAGACAGGAAAATACGATAGAGGCGATGGAACGCCACCAAAAGATATAATAGAAAATTTATTATCGTCAAATAAGGATTTAATACACTATCAAATGTTTGATTCGAGTGGTGATTTTGGATTTGTATTTAATATCAAAAAGCCTCCTTTTGATGATGTGAGATTTAGGCGAGCCCTAATTTATGCTTTCGATAAGACTAAGATTCGTGAAGTAGGAAACTATTACGGTAAAGAAACAATAGGATATTCAATAATGGCCATGCCTTTGAGCATGATTAAAGACTGGGTACTACCTGAAGTCCAAGAAAAAATGACAAAATATAAATATGATCCCGAAAAAGCAGCACAACTTTTGAAAGAAATTGGATGGACAAAAGGCAGTGATGGTATTTGGAGAGATAAAAACGGTAAAGTTTATAATTTCATAATAGGTACCGCGGGTTATTATGCATTAGGACCAGCAGCTGAAATATGTGCGGAGCAGCTTACTAAATTCGGTATGCCGACCAAAGCACTATATGTAGATGGGACGGTCTATTGGGACAATGCACAAAGTAAACACTTGTACGATATGTCGACAGACTGGATTGATGCCAACTGGGGACCTATAACAGTACCATATTGGGCCTTATCTAACTTTTACTGGGGTTTTGCAAAAAATGCAGGTAATTTTCCAGTTGTGGAAAAAGGGCCTAATAAAGGACAGCTCAATATGATACTTCCTGGCTCTGATGGAAAACTTGTTGATATAGATAAAGTCCTAAAGAAGATGTTATATATGAATGATGAAGAAATGAAAAAAGCCGCCAGCGACCTAGTATGGATTGCCAATGAAAATGCTTTTGGATTAGATTGGTTCCAAAATGTTACAGGCACGTGGTTTAATATGAAGACTACAAAAATGAGGGGTGGTTGGCCAATGCAAGATTTAATTAAAAAATATAATAGAAATATGCCTTTGCCGACAGATCCAGAAGATGCAGAGAGAATAGCTGAAACTAATTTGGGATTTGCGGGTATTCAAATGGTTGTAGATGGTGATTTTATGCCTAACTGA
- the yunB gene encoding sporulation protein YunB, producing the protein MNLRRKYPWVHNKRLGVYKGKGYIFIVVLLIIFVCLYIIDIKIEPIVLALSEAQARVLAIKSIDSAIYKNVVQNINYNDLVYVRTDKNGKIAMVQSNIVEMNKIAAKTSLEVQKQLDQIKSQRVYVPLGSLFSSQLFANLGPRLPVSILPVGTVEVDFRTQFDKAGINQTRHRIFLIVDGKVRIVAPLSSKILSVVTEIPIAENIIIGDVPNSYYDTTDDKLKIPVK; encoded by the coding sequence TTGAATTTGCGCCGTAAATATCCGTGGGTTCATAATAAGCGCCTTGGGGTTTATAAAGGGAAAGGATATATTTTCATTGTGGTATTATTAATTATATTCGTCTGTTTGTACATAATTGACATAAAAATAGAACCTATAGTTCTCGCTCTTTCAGAGGCACAAGCTCGAGTTCTGGCGATTAAATCCATTGACAGTGCCATATACAAAAACGTTGTACAAAATATCAATTATAATGATCTGGTGTATGTCCGGACAGACAAAAACGGAAAAATCGCCATGGTACAATCCAATATTGTAGAAATGAATAAAATAGCGGCCAAGACATCTCTTGAGGTGCAGAAACAGCTGGACCAGATTAAATCTCAAAGGGTATATGTACCTTTAGGAAGCCTGTTCAGCAGTCAGCTCTTTGCAAATCTAGGGCCTCGGTTGCCTGTAAGCATACTACCAGTAGGAACTGTTGAAGTGGATTTCAGGACACAGTTTGATAAAGCAGGTATAAATCAGACGAGGCACAGGATTTTTTTGATAGTAGATGGGAAAGTGCGGATAGTTGCACCTCTTTCTAGCAAAATACTAAGTGTGGTCACAGAGATTCCCATCGCAGAGAATATAATAATAGGAGATGTTCCTAACAGCTATTATGATACTACTGATGATAAGCTGAAGATTCCTGTAAAGTGA
- a CDS encoding LysM peptidoglycan-binding domain-containing protein — MLKSKKARVFLATVSLSLTLVQTAYAGTYKVVAGDSLYKIGNLFNTTASTIMKYNNLKDTYIYPGQVLYVPSDTYTVKAGDSLYLIAKKYGISLYSLRKANNKWDDYIYPGQVLNIPGSTPTTGSSYVSDNGNSVYQEPSRGSVYRGVITYSLSDLDLLARLITAEADGEPYEAKVGVGAVVINRVKDYRFPNTISDVIYEKTDGYYQFTPVENGWINKPASEEAKKAAYDALHGSDPTHGALFYFDDSATNSWLWSQPIAARIGRMVFTYLK, encoded by the coding sequence ATGTTAAAATCAAAAAAAGCCAGGGTTTTCTTGGCGACAGTTTCTTTATCTCTTACTTTAGTGCAAACCGCATATGCCGGCACTTATAAAGTAGTAGCAGGTGATTCTCTTTACAAGATAGGAAATCTTTTTAACACCACAGCCAGCACTATTATGAAATATAATAATCTTAAAGATACGTATATTTACCCTGGACAGGTTTTATATGTACCATCGGACACATATACGGTAAAAGCCGGCGATAGCTTATACCTTATAGCTAAAAAGTACGGCATATCACTTTATTCCTTGCGAAAAGCCAATAACAAATGGGATGACTACATATATCCCGGACAGGTGCTTAATATACCGGGCTCTACACCAACGACAGGATCAAGTTATGTTTCCGACAATGGGAATAGTGTTTATCAGGAACCATCCAGGGGTTCTGTTTATAGAGGCGTTATTACGTATTCGCTGAGCGATTTGGATCTATTGGCGAGGCTGATAACGGCAGAGGCTGACGGGGAGCCGTATGAAGCCAAAGTTGGCGTAGGAGCTGTGGTAATTAACAGGGTGAAGGATTATCGTTTTCCCAATACTATAAGTGATGTCATTTACGAGAAAACCGATGGATATTATCAATTTACGCCTGTAGAAAATGGCTGGATAAACAAACCTGCATCAGAGGAAGCAAAAAAAGCGGCATATGACGCGTTGCACGGCAGTGATCCAACTCATGGCGCGCTATTCTATTTTGATGATAGCGCAACGAACAGCTGGCTGTGGTCACAACCCATAGCTGCGAGGATTGGCAGGATGGTGTTTACGTATCTTAAGTAA
- a CDS encoding PBP1A family penicillin-binding protein: MAEPRSPVKPKRKKKVSILRITLLVIMLALAVAIGAAGGKVLAIINSTPKLSPDALLEQNLSTSIYAKDSNGNWQRVALLHGVNNRLWVPISKIPKHLQNAVIAIEDQRFREHHGLDFKRIFGALIADIKSRSFSEGGSTITQQLVKNTMLTDEKSLRRKIQEAVLAWQIENMYSKDQILEAYLNTIFLGSPSVNAYGVEAASLVYFGKDVSKLDLAESALIAGITNNPSLYSPYANPKEAKKRQELVLYMMLQNGYITKEEYEKAKAEKLVYKSAEGIRDYQHQYFIDQVIEDVASELEKRDNITRNEALKKIYTGGYKIYTTMDLRIQDAIEQNFKNNKLFPRDEIVKNHEGENILEPQGAMVVLDPKTGEVKGMVGGRGSQEGKFLLNRAVSRRQPGSSIKPITVYTPAIDNGYTAASVIDDAPVTFEIKGSGPWSPKNYESGYYRGLVTLRTALQNSINVPAAKLVMALGVQTSYKYGIRFGLTLTHADSLSPAALSLGALTQGVTPLEMAGAYGALANGGVYVKPITFTKVLDRNDNVVIDNRPVKRVVVTPQVAYIVTNMMQSAVRAGTGTNALLPNMPVAGKTGTTEDYRDAWFAGFTPHYVGVVWMGYDQPKTMIDRYGKRVVGGSYPAMMWKAVMQQVHSGMKYTDFSKPDGIVSAYVCKDSGDLPTDLCRQDPRGDRVYKEIFIQGTVPTTYCKVHVSAKIDISTGKLATNNCPPEFVQTRVFINPPDRPPELNKYTQDGKYVLPTQVCDVHTTKPELTPGGGNNGKTNSPPNSGSQNTPNQNTSSDQNSNSNPDQSQNNTTPNTPSNQNGNTAPDQSTNSSNQTPQNSNNTTNQKITDKIKDTINNIINGTKKQ, translated from the coding sequence ATGGCCGAACCGAGATCACCCGTTAAACCTAAACGCAAAAAAAAAGTTAGCATACTAAGAATAACATTGCTGGTAATAATGTTGGCTCTGGCCGTCGCCATAGGTGCTGCGGGTGGAAAAGTATTGGCTATTATCAATTCTACGCCAAAGCTTTCGCCAGACGCGTTGTTAGAACAGAATTTATCCACTTCCATATATGCAAAAGATTCCAATGGCAATTGGCAAAGAGTTGCTTTATTACATGGTGTCAATAATCGTTTATGGGTACCCATTTCAAAAATACCCAAACATCTCCAAAACGCAGTTATAGCGATAGAAGATCAAAGATTCAGAGAGCATCACGGCCTGGATTTTAAACGTATCTTTGGTGCACTGATCGCCGACATAAAATCGAGAAGTTTTTCAGAAGGCGGCAGTACCATAACTCAACAGCTTGTTAAAAATACGATGTTAACAGACGAAAAGTCGTTAAGGCGCAAAATTCAGGAAGCTGTCCTGGCATGGCAGATTGAAAATATGTATTCAAAAGACCAGATACTGGAAGCATATTTAAACACCATCTTTTTAGGTAGCCCCAGCGTCAATGCATACGGCGTTGAAGCTGCATCGCTTGTTTACTTTGGTAAAGATGTAAGTAAACTGGACCTGGCAGAATCAGCTTTGATAGCCGGTATCACCAATAATCCATCGCTTTATTCACCGTATGCCAATCCCAAAGAGGCAAAGAAGCGACAGGAATTGGTACTCTACATGATGTTACAAAACGGTTATATAACCAAAGAGGAATATGAGAAAGCAAAGGCTGAAAAACTCGTCTATAAAAGTGCTGAAGGAATAAGAGATTATCAGCATCAATACTTTATAGACCAGGTGATAGAAGATGTCGCCAGCGAACTTGAAAAAAGGGACAATATCACCCGCAATGAAGCTTTAAAAAAGATATACACAGGCGGATATAAGATATATACTACCATGGATCTCAGAATACAAGATGCCATTGAGCAAAACTTCAAAAACAATAAATTATTTCCTAGAGATGAAATCGTCAAGAACCATGAAGGCGAAAACATATTAGAACCCCAGGGAGCAATGGTAGTATTAGATCCAAAAACCGGAGAAGTAAAGGGAATGGTAGGGGGTAGAGGAAGTCAGGAAGGAAAATTCTTGCTGAACAGAGCTGTAAGTCGCCGCCAACCCGGTTCATCCATAAAGCCCATAACAGTATATACCCCTGCAATAGATAATGGTTATACAGCTGCATCGGTGATAGACGACGCTCCTGTAACCTTTGAGATCAAAGGAAGTGGTCCATGGAGTCCAAAGAATTATGAGTCGGGTTATTACAGAGGCCTAGTAACATTAAGGACAGCATTGCAAAATTCTATTAATGTTCCTGCAGCTAAACTGGTAATGGCCCTGGGCGTTCAAACCTCTTATAAATACGGCATTCGTTTTGGGCTCACTTTAACCCATGCTGATAGCCTCTCACCTGCGGCCTTATCACTGGGTGCCCTTACGCAAGGCGTCACTCCTTTAGAAATGGCTGGGGCATATGGGGCTTTAGCTAACGGAGGAGTCTACGTAAAACCTATAACTTTCACTAAAGTACTGGATCGCAATGATAACGTGGTGATAGACAACAGGCCTGTAAAAAGGGTCGTAGTGACTCCACAGGTAGCCTACATTGTAACCAATATGATGCAATCAGCTGTAAGAGCAGGTACAGGAACCAATGCGCTGCTGCCTAATATGCCCGTGGCAGGCAAAACAGGCACGACCGAAGATTACCGCGACGCATGGTTTGCTGGTTTTACCCCACACTATGTTGGTGTCGTCTGGATGGGGTACGATCAACCAAAAACCATGATAGATAGGTATGGAAAGCGCGTAGTAGGTGGTTCATATCCTGCCATGATGTGGAAAGCAGTTATGCAGCAGGTGCACAGCGGCATGAAATACACCGATTTTAGCAAACCAGACGGTATTGTCAGCGCATATGTATGCAAAGACTCTGGAGATTTGCCAACAGACCTTTGCCGGCAGGATCCTCGAGGAGATAGGGTATACAAGGAAATATTTATACAAGGCACGGTACCTACTACTTACTGTAAAGTACACGTATCTGCAAAGATAGATATATCCACGGGCAAATTGGCAACAAATAACTGTCCACCTGAGTTTGTACAAACCCGCGTATTTATAAACCCACCTGACAGACCGCCTGAACTAAACAAATACACGCAGGATGGCAAATACGTACTGCCCACACAAGTCTGCGATGTACACACCACCAAGCCAGAGTTAACTCCTGGCGGAGGCAATAACGGCAAAACTAATTCGCCACCAAACTCTGGTTCGCAAAATACCCCAAACCAAAATACGTCCAGCGACCAAAACAGCAACAGCAATCCTGATCAGAGCCAAAACAACACTACGCCAAATACCCCGAGCAATCAAAATGGCAACACAGCTCCCGACCAGAGCACAAATAGCAGCAATCAGACTCCCCAAAACAGCAATAATACAACAAATCAAAAAATAACTGATAAGATTAAAGATACAATCAATAACATAATAAATGGCACCAAAAAGCAGTAA
- the fsa gene encoding fructose-6-phosphate aldolase, whose protein sequence is MKFFIDTANIEEIKEANELGVISGVTTNPSLVAKEGRDFIEVIKEIAEIVDGPISAEVISEDHEGMVQEARKLASIHKNIVIKIPMTAEGLKAVKILSKEGIKTNVTLIFSANQALLAARAGATYVSPFIGRLDDISSDGMKLIEDIAQIFKTYDIKTEIIAASVRHPIHVLTAAKLGAHIATVPYKVIMQMIKHPLTDAGIERFKEDWAKANLKI, encoded by the coding sequence GTGAAATTCTTTATTGACACAGCCAACATAGAGGAGATAAAAGAAGCCAACGAGCTGGGCGTCATATCAGGTGTTACCACAAACCCATCGTTGGTAGCAAAAGAAGGCAGAGACTTTATAGAAGTAATAAAGGAAATTGCGGAAATAGTAGATGGGCCCATAAGTGCAGAGGTCATAAGCGAAGATCATGAAGGAATGGTTCAGGAAGCAAGAAAATTAGCCAGTATCCACAAGAACATAGTCATAAAGATACCCATGACAGCAGAAGGGTTAAAAGCAGTAAAAATACTTTCAAAAGAAGGGATAAAGACCAACGTCACGCTAATATTCAGTGCCAACCAGGCCTTGCTGGCAGCCCGGGCAGGTGCCACATATGTAAGCCCATTTATAGGCAGGTTAGACGACATAAGCAGTGACGGCATGAAGCTCATAGAAGATATAGCACAGATATTCAAAACTTACGACATAAAAACGGAGATCATAGCCGCCAGTGTAAGGCATCCCATACACGTGCTCACAGCAGCAAAACTAGGAGCCCACATAGCCACAGTACCCTATAAAGTGATAATGCAGATGATAAAACATCCTCTGACAGACGCGGGAATTGAGCGGTTTAAAGAAGACTGGGCAAAAGCCAACCTGAAGATCTGA
- the xylB gene encoding xylulokinase, translating into MGYFIGIDIGTSGTKTVLFDTKGNTIASNTVEYDMYQPEIGWAEQEPEDWWKATCESINNVIRRSGIKAEEIKGIGLSGQMHGAVLLDKEGNVLRSAIIWCDQRSSAECEEITDIIGPKQLIEIAANPALTGFTAPKVMWVKKHQPEIFEKIAHILLPKDYIRYKLTGEFATEVSDASGTLLLNIKERKWSKEIVERLGLDMAWLPEVYESHIVSGKVSKKAAELTGLKEGTPVVGGGGDQAAGAVGNGIVKKGIVSSTIGTSGVVFAYTDKVTIDPKGRVHTFCHAIPNTWHVMGVTQGAGLSLKWFRDNFGFEEKTLGMLTDTDPYVYMDKEAEQAEPGCGGLVYLPYLMGERTPHLDPYAKGVFFGLTAKHRRHEVIRSILEGVVFSLRDCLEIIEDMGIPVEEVRASGGGGRSRLWRQIQADVFKKDIVTINSAEGPALGVAILAGVGTGIYNSVPEACEAIIKRINVQHPDEKVSGVYEKNYRLYTQLYPALKDLYGRD; encoded by the coding sequence ATGGGTTACTTTATAGGAATTGATATAGGTACATCAGGGACAAAAACGGTTTTGTTTGATACCAAGGGTAATACTATTGCCAGCAATACGGTAGAGTACGATATGTATCAACCAGAGATAGGGTGGGCGGAACAAGAACCTGAGGACTGGTGGAAAGCCACGTGTGAGAGCATCAACAACGTTATAAGGAGAAGCGGGATAAAAGCAGAAGAGATAAAAGGGATAGGCCTTTCAGGGCAGATGCATGGAGCAGTATTGCTGGATAAGGAAGGTAATGTGTTGAGAAGCGCTATCATATGGTGTGATCAGAGAAGCAGTGCTGAATGTGAAGAGATAACAGATATTATCGGGCCAAAGCAGTTGATAGAAATAGCGGCGAATCCGGCTTTAACAGGTTTTACAGCCCCCAAGGTCATGTGGGTAAAAAAGCATCAACCAGAGATTTTTGAAAAGATTGCGCATATATTATTGCCGAAAGATTACATAAGGTACAAACTCACAGGGGAATTTGCAACAGAGGTATCGGACGCCAGCGGTACACTTTTATTGAATATCAAAGAAAGAAAATGGAGCAAAGAAATTGTAGAAAGATTAGGATTAGACATGGCATGGTTGCCAGAAGTGTATGAATCCCACATAGTAAGCGGTAAAGTAAGTAAGAAAGCTGCGGAACTAACGGGATTAAAAGAAGGGACGCCTGTAGTCGGTGGAGGTGGCGACCAGGCAGCAGGAGCGGTAGGCAATGGCATTGTGAAGAAAGGCATAGTATCATCCACTATAGGTACGTCAGGGGTAGTATTTGCTTATACGGATAAGGTTACAATTGACCCGAAGGGACGCGTACACACCTTTTGCCATGCCATACCGAATACGTGGCATGTTATGGGGGTAACCCAGGGTGCCGGTCTTTCATTAAAATGGTTCAGAGATAATTTTGGATTTGAAGAAAAGACATTAGGTATGTTGACTGATACCGATCCCTATGTGTACATGGATAAAGAAGCAGAGCAAGCAGAACCTGGGTGTGGAGGATTAGTCTATTTGCCATATCTCATGGGTGAACGTACTCCACATTTAGATCCATATGCCAAAGGTGTTTTCTTTGGGCTTACAGCAAAACATCGCAGGCACGAGGTGATAAGGTCTATACTGGAGGGTGTTGTGTTTAGTCTAAGAGATTGTCTTGAAATAATAGAAGATATGGGTATACCGGTGGAAGAAGTCAGGGCATCAGGTGGAGGCGGCAGGAGCAGACTGTGGAGGCAAATACAGGCGGATGTTTTCAAAAAGGATATAGTGACTATAAATTCGGCAGAAGGACCTGCGCTTGGTGTTGCTATTCTGGCAGGAGTAGGTACAGGGATATATAATAGTGTACCAGAAGCATGTGAGGCTATAATAAAAAGGATAAATGTGCAACATCCCGATGAAAAAGTATCTGGTGTATATGAAAAAAATTATAGGCTGTATACGCAGTTATATCCTGCGCTTAAGGATTTATACGGGAGGGATTAA
- a CDS encoding transketolase, with the protein MDNERLADIATEVRRNIIKSITAAKSGHPGGSLSAIDILVTLYFDVMRIDPENPRWEDRDRFVLSKGHAAPALYAVLAERGYFPKEELIKLRQTGSMLQGHPDMKGTPGVDMTTGSLGQGLSAANGMALAGKLDKKDYRVYVMLGDGEIQEGMVWEAAMTSAHYKLDNLTTFLDYNKLQIDGANDEVKTIEPVADKWKAFGWNVLEIDGHDYEEIKKAVEKAKETKGKPTMIIAHTIKGKGVSFMENQVEWHGNAPTEEQKEKALKELGDRNE; encoded by the coding sequence ATGGACAACGAAAGACTGGCTGACATTGCCACAGAGGTCAGAAGAAACATAATAAAATCCATAACAGCAGCAAAGTCAGGTCATCCAGGAGGCTCACTATCAGCGATAGACATACTGGTTACGCTGTATTTTGACGTTATGAGAATAGACCCCGAAAATCCCAGATGGGAAGACAGGGATAGATTTGTATTGTCCAAAGGCCACGCAGCGCCGGCATTGTACGCCGTACTGGCAGAAAGGGGCTATTTCCCCAAAGAAGAGCTGATAAAGCTCAGGCAGACAGGCTCAATGCTGCAGGGCCATCCCGACATGAAAGGCACCCCTGGAGTAGACATGACCACAGGCTCATTGGGGCAAGGATTATCAGCAGCCAATGGAATGGCACTGGCTGGGAAGCTGGACAAAAAAGACTACAGGGTATACGTGATGTTGGGAGATGGAGAGATACAGGAAGGCATGGTATGGGAAGCAGCCATGACATCAGCCCATTACAAGCTGGACAACCTAACCACCTTTTTAGACTACAACAAGTTACAGATAGACGGAGCCAACGACGAAGTAAAGACCATAGAGCCAGTAGCAGACAAATGGAAAGCCTTCGGATGGAACGTATTAGAGATAGACGGACACGACTACGAAGAGATAAAAAAAGCGGTAGAGAAAGCGAAAGAGACAAAAGGCAAACCCACAATGATAATAGCCCACACCATAAAAGGCAAAGGAGTATCCTTTATGGAAAACCAGGTAGAGTGGCACGGGAATGCGCCCACCGAAGAGCAAAAAGAAAAAGCGCTGAAAGAATTGGGGGATAGGAATGAATAA
- a CDS encoding transketolase family protein, producing the protein MNKIATRESYGKALAEIGEHNKDIVVLDADLSKSTKTADFAKKFPERFFNVGISEQDLMGTAAGLATCGKIPFASSFAIFATGRAFEQIRNSIAYPKLNVKIAATHAGITVGEDGATHQSVEDIAIMRAIPGMVVINPADDVEARAAVKAAAEYKGPVYIRLGRLSVPVIYEEDNYRFEIGKGIVLKEGKDVTIIATGIMVAAALEAYEILKGKGIEAKVIDIHTIKPIDEELIIKAARETGAIVAAEEHSVIGGLGSAVCEIVSERVPVPVRRVGIKDMFGQSGKPDELVKLYHLTPDNIVEEALKAIELKKRR; encoded by the coding sequence ATGAATAAGATAGCGACGAGAGAATCCTACGGAAAAGCACTAGCAGAGATAGGAGAGCACAACAAAGACATAGTAGTACTTGATGCCGACCTATCAAAATCTACCAAGACAGCAGACTTTGCGAAAAAGTTTCCCGAGAGGTTTTTCAACGTAGGCATATCGGAACAGGACCTCATGGGGACAGCGGCAGGGCTAGCCACATGCGGCAAGATACCCTTTGCTAGTTCCTTTGCCATATTCGCCACAGGAAGGGCGTTTGAGCAGATAAGGAACTCCATAGCCTATCCGAAGTTAAACGTAAAGATAGCAGCAACCCATGCAGGGATAACAGTAGGAGAAGACGGAGCCACTCACCAATCGGTAGAAGACATAGCGATAATGAGAGCAATACCGGGGATGGTAGTGATAAATCCAGCGGATGACGTAGAAGCCAGGGCAGCGGTAAAAGCAGCGGCAGAGTACAAAGGGCCCGTATATATAAGGCTAGGTAGGCTGAGCGTACCCGTAATATATGAAGAAGACAACTACAGATTTGAGATAGGGAAAGGGATAGTGCTAAAAGAAGGGAAAGATGTAACGATAATAGCCACAGGGATAATGGTAGCGGCAGCATTAGAAGCATATGAGATATTAAAAGGCAAAGGGATAGAAGCAAAGGTGATAGACATACACACCATAAAGCCAATAGACGAAGAGCTGATAATCAAGGCGGCACGGGAGACAGGAGCCATAGTGGCAGCAGAAGAGCACAGCGTAATAGGAGGATTAGGGTCAGCGGTATGCGAAATAGTAAGCGAGAGGGTGCCGGTACCCGTAAGGCGCGTAGGTATAAAGGACATGTTTGGGCAATCAGGAAAGCCCGATGAGTTGGTGAAATTGTACCATCTGACGCCGGATAATATTGTAGAAGAAGCCTTAAAGGCCATAGAGCTTAAAAAGCGCAGATAA